A genomic region of Alicyclobacillus sp. SO9 contains the following coding sequences:
- a CDS encoding YifB family Mg chelatase-like AAA ATPase gives MIGTASGAVLDGIGAQIVQVEADVTRGLPQFSIVGLPDSAVTESKLRIRSAIRNSGMEFPQQRITVNLWPASVRKRGAGLDLAIAVAILRASLQIPNQPALRTAFCGELGLSGKIVPVDGIINLALELRRNAVNSLYFSSEQAAAGLKIPPLRWHVVSTLQELIDDLVSPSPARILQFSNTLFHDSDSKQDMQDVVGLTNIKRALMIAAAGKHHTLIVGPPGCGKTMLAERFATILPGISDEEAIESYAILQSAGIKTMPSHRPPLRMPHHSLTTTGLIGGGNFIQPGEVTLAHHGILVLDELLEFRKKTLEALREPLVHKQIRLSRGGHHTVLPANFQLIGTLNPCSCGYYGSTSCRCTERDVTRYWSTLSGPLLDRIDMVLSIPPRQDTVDKAQGEPSKTLRQQVVQAQNLLLRKQHRTLQSSSNFLEKTLLFDFTRQAQALLQRMEDKLHVSKRGIASIEHVAQSIAAVEGEERVSIEHVEEAAALRMGFKI, from the coding sequence ATGATTGGAACTGCTAGTGGAGCTGTGCTTGACGGTATTGGAGCGCAAATTGTACAGGTCGAAGCGGATGTGACTCGCGGACTCCCGCAATTTTCTATCGTTGGTTTGCCCGACTCGGCTGTGACCGAATCTAAACTCCGGATTCGGTCAGCAATTCGAAATTCAGGCATGGAGTTTCCGCAACAGCGAATTACCGTAAATCTATGGCCGGCCAGTGTTCGCAAACGCGGAGCGGGTTTGGACCTGGCTATTGCGGTAGCCATCCTAAGGGCATCCTTGCAAATCCCCAACCAGCCGGCTTTGCGAACCGCTTTCTGCGGAGAACTTGGGTTGTCGGGCAAAATCGTTCCCGTCGACGGCATCATCAATTTAGCCCTTGAGTTGAGAAGAAACGCAGTGAACAGCCTTTACTTTTCCTCAGAACAAGCCGCTGCTGGATTAAAGATTCCTCCCCTCAGGTGGCACGTGGTCAGTACCCTGCAGGAACTCATTGACGACTTAGTGTCTCCCAGCCCGGCACGAATATTACAATTTTCCAACACCCTTTTCCACGATTCGGATAGTAAGCAGGATATGCAGGACGTGGTCGGCTTAACGAACATAAAAAGAGCTTTAATGATTGCCGCTGCTGGCAAGCATCATACGCTCATTGTCGGGCCTCCAGGTTGCGGGAAAACGATGCTGGCAGAACGCTTCGCCACTATTCTTCCTGGGATTTCTGATGAAGAGGCCATTGAGTCCTACGCAATTCTTCAATCTGCCGGAATCAAAACCATGCCAAGCCACCGACCGCCGCTTCGGATGCCTCACCACTCACTCACTACCACAGGACTCATTGGCGGCGGAAACTTCATACAGCCAGGTGAAGTCACGCTTGCTCACCACGGCATATTGGTCCTAGATGAATTGCTGGAATTCCGTAAAAAAACGTTGGAAGCGCTCCGGGAACCGCTGGTTCACAAACAAATCCGCCTGTCGCGGGGCGGGCATCACACCGTGTTGCCAGCAAACTTTCAGCTGATAGGAACTCTAAACCCGTGTTCGTGCGGTTACTACGGCAGCACAAGTTGCCGTTGCACCGAGCGGGATGTAACCCGCTATTGGTCGACTCTCTCTGGTCCATTGTTGGACAGAATTGATATGGTCTTGTCCATTCCCCCTCGGCAGGATACAGTAGACAAAGCACAAGGAGAGCCATCCAAGACCTTACGACAGCAAGTGGTTCAAGCACAAAATCTGTTACTGCGAAAACAACACAGAACCCTGCAATCTTCGTCGAATTTTCTTGAGAAAACACTGCTTTTTGACTTTACCAGGCAGGCGCAAGCACTGCTTCAGCGAATGGAAGATAAACTGCATGTGTCAAAGCGGGGAATTGCGTCAATCGAGCACGTGGCACAGAGCATCGCAGCGGTTGAAGGAGAGGAACGGGTATCTATCGAGCACGTAGAAGAAGCAGCCGCTCTACGAATGGGATTCAAAATCTAA
- the sucC gene encoding ADP-forming succinate--CoA ligase subunit beta, with the protein MNIHEYQAKSVLAGFGVAVPQGKVAFTVDEAVSAAKDLGGKGVVKAQIHAGGRGKAGGVKVSKTIEDVQESAKNLLGKTLVTHQTGAQGKVVKRLLVEQLTNIEKEYYIGLVLDRAQSRVVMMASAEGGVEIEEVAAKTPEKIFRETIDPAVGLSPYQARNLAFSIGIPDKLVNKAVKFMMGLYAAFVDKDCSIAEINPLVVTSEGDVMALDAKLNFDDNALYRHKDILELRDLDEEDAKEIEASRFGLNYIALDGNIGCMVNGAGLAMATMDTIKYYGGDPANFLDVGGGATEENITEAFKIILSDEKVEGILVNIFGGIMKCDVIANGVIAAARQVGLDKPLVVRLEGTNVDIGKKILNESGLNIVAADSLADAAQRIVSLV; encoded by the coding sequence ATGAACATTCACGAGTATCAAGCAAAATCTGTCCTTGCTGGATTTGGTGTGGCAGTTCCGCAAGGCAAAGTCGCTTTCACCGTCGACGAGGCTGTTTCAGCGGCAAAGGATTTAGGCGGCAAGGGCGTTGTTAAGGCTCAGATCCATGCCGGCGGCCGTGGTAAAGCAGGCGGAGTAAAGGTATCGAAGACAATTGAAGATGTGCAAGAAAGCGCAAAGAACCTGCTTGGAAAAACCCTGGTTACACATCAAACCGGAGCACAAGGGAAAGTTGTGAAACGGTTGTTGGTGGAACAACTCACCAACATTGAAAAGGAGTACTACATAGGTCTCGTGCTGGACCGTGCACAAAGCCGTGTGGTGATGATGGCGTCAGCGGAGGGCGGCGTCGAAATCGAGGAAGTGGCTGCGAAGACGCCCGAAAAGATTTTCCGGGAGACGATTGATCCCGCAGTTGGCCTCTCCCCATATCAGGCACGTAATTTAGCGTTTTCTATCGGTATTCCTGACAAGCTTGTAAACAAGGCTGTTAAGTTCATGATGGGACTGTATGCGGCTTTTGTGGACAAGGATTGTTCGATTGCAGAAATCAATCCTCTTGTTGTTACTTCCGAGGGCGATGTGATGGCCCTGGACGCGAAACTCAACTTCGACGACAATGCGTTGTATCGCCATAAGGACATCCTGGAACTGCGCGATTTGGACGAAGAAGATGCCAAGGAAATCGAGGCATCGCGGTTCGGATTGAACTATATTGCCCTTGATGGCAATATTGGTTGCATGGTTAACGGCGCAGGCTTGGCGATGGCAACGATGGATACAATTAAATACTACGGCGGCGATCCGGCTAACTTCCTCGACGTGGGCGGCGGCGCAACCGAAGAAAATATTACCGAAGCTTTCAAAATTATTTTATCTGATGAAAAGGTTGAAGGTATTCTCGTGAATATCTTTGGCGGCATCATGAAATGTGACGTAATTGCGAACGGTGTCATTGCTGCCGCTCGTCAAGTTGGACTCGACAAACCTTTAGTTGTTCGTCTAGAAGGTACAAATGTGGATATTGGAAAGAAAATCCTGAACGAATCTGGTCTGAATATCGTTGCAGCCGACTCTTTGGCTGATGCAGCACAGCGTATCGTATCACTGGTATAG
- the sucD gene encoding succinate--CoA ligase subunit alpha, whose protein sequence is MSILVNKDTKVITQGITGSQGLFHTQQALQYGTQMVGGVTPGKGGTTVEGLPVFNTVAEAVEATGANASVIYVPPAFAADAIMEAVDAELDLVICITEGIPVLDMVKVKRFMEGRHTRLIGPNCPGVITPGECKIGIMPGYIHTPGKVGVVSRSGTLTYEAVYQLTVRDIGQSTAVGIGGDPVNGTNFIDVLKLYNDDPDTEAVIMIGEIGGTAEEEAAEWIRDNMTKPVVGFIAGATAPPGRRMGHAGAIISGGSGTADSKKAKMEECGIRVAPTPSEMGSTLAAVLEERGLLEKCKVK, encoded by the coding sequence GTGAGCATTCTTGTCAATAAGGACACAAAAGTGATTACTCAAGGCATAACAGGCTCTCAGGGTCTGTTTCATACTCAGCAAGCGCTTCAGTATGGTACTCAAATGGTTGGCGGTGTCACCCCGGGAAAGGGCGGTACGACAGTTGAAGGTTTGCCTGTCTTCAACACTGTTGCAGAAGCCGTTGAAGCAACCGGAGCAAATGCGTCTGTCATCTATGTACCACCTGCGTTTGCAGCAGACGCCATCATGGAAGCTGTCGATGCCGAGTTAGATTTGGTCATCTGTATCACTGAGGGAATTCCCGTACTGGACATGGTGAAGGTGAAACGGTTTATGGAAGGCCGTCATACGCGCCTCATTGGTCCGAACTGTCCGGGTGTCATTACTCCAGGTGAGTGCAAAATCGGAATTATGCCGGGTTACATCCATACTCCCGGAAAAGTGGGCGTGGTATCCCGAAGCGGAACGCTGACTTATGAAGCGGTCTATCAGTTGACGGTCCGCGACATTGGTCAGTCCACTGCAGTTGGTATCGGGGGAGATCCGGTCAACGGTACGAACTTCATTGATGTACTGAAGCTCTATAACGACGATCCCGACACTGAAGCCGTCATCATGATTGGTGAAATCGGGGGTACGGCTGAAGAAGAGGCAGCAGAGTGGATTCGCGACAACATGACAAAACCGGTGGTAGGATTTATCGCAGGTGCCACGGCACCTCCGGGACGACGCATGGGCCACGCTGGAGCCATTATATCTGGGGGAAGCGGTACCGCGGATTCCAAAAAAGCCAAGATGGAAGAGTGCGGTATTCGCGTTGCTCCCACTCCGTCTGAAATGGGGTCCACTTTGGCTGCAGTGCTTGAAGAACGCGGCTTACTGGAGAAATGTAAAGTCAAATAG
- the dprA gene encoding DNA-processing protein DprA: protein MTEGERTAAIALAMCNGLERRSLNKVVTGLHSAVRAWKADPAEWLVHCSLHQHTIEKLDRWRTKQNPSALVKKLSNQGIGAVVRGEELYPERLLQWGENAPLVLFVKGNRELLMRLPAVSVVGTRRASAYGLEAARWLANSLAGAGVTVVSGLALGIDAAAHRAALRASGPTIAVLGSGVNVCYPPSHRDLFQQIQESGLLVSEYPPDDPVAKHHFPERNRIIAALGEIVIIVQAGPKSGALTTVDAALGLGRDVYVVPGPITSKLFKGSNQLLKDGAQIMLDPEDLLTDLNLQVDFTQSRYPVRWKELYEALESAMGASELSDILGLPLKVVYAALMELELDGWIRHVPGGLYERNLSG from the coding sequence ATGACGGAAGGGGAAAGGACCGCAGCGATAGCCTTGGCCATGTGTAATGGACTCGAGCGAAGAAGCCTGAATAAGGTGGTTACAGGGCTTCATAGTGCCGTAAGAGCCTGGAAAGCAGACCCCGCGGAGTGGTTGGTCCACTGTAGTCTTCATCAGCACACGATTGAGAAATTAGACCGCTGGCGAACGAAGCAGAATCCGTCAGCGTTGGTCAAGAAATTGTCCAACCAGGGAATTGGAGCTGTGGTTCGCGGTGAGGAACTGTACCCGGAAAGACTGCTGCAGTGGGGGGAGAATGCCCCTCTGGTACTGTTTGTGAAAGGCAACAGAGAACTCCTAATGAGACTCCCAGCGGTATCAGTTGTAGGCACTCGCAGGGCCTCAGCGTATGGATTAGAGGCTGCACGTTGGCTGGCCAATTCTCTTGCTGGTGCCGGTGTCACAGTTGTGTCTGGACTCGCCCTCGGCATAGATGCAGCGGCTCATCGAGCTGCCCTCAGAGCCAGCGGCCCTACGATTGCAGTCCTGGGATCGGGCGTAAATGTCTGCTACCCTCCGTCACATCGCGACTTGTTTCAGCAGATACAGGAAAGCGGGTTACTGGTCAGCGAGTATCCACCAGACGACCCTGTCGCAAAGCATCACTTTCCCGAAAGAAATCGAATTATAGCGGCTTTAGGAGAGATTGTAATCATTGTCCAGGCAGGCCCAAAAAGCGGAGCGTTGACTACCGTCGACGCAGCTCTCGGACTCGGTCGAGACGTCTATGTGGTACCGGGTCCAATTACATCAAAATTGTTCAAAGGTTCAAACCAACTCCTGAAGGATGGCGCTCAAATTATGCTTGACCCAGAAGATTTGCTTACCGACCTGAACTTGCAGGTCGACTTCACCCAGTCTAGATATCCTGTTCGCTGGAAAGAATTATATGAGGCTCTCGAATCCGCTATGGGGGCGTCAGAATTGTCCGATATCCTGGGCTTGCCGCTAAAGGTAGTCTATGCGGCATTGATGGAACTAGAATTAGACGGGTGGATAAGGCACGTGCCGGGCGGACTGTATGAACGAAATTTAAGTGGATGA
- the topA gene encoding type I DNA topoisomerase codes for MADYLVIVESPAKAKTIGKYLGKRYAVKASMGHVRDLPKSQLGVDVNQDFEPKYITIRGKGDVIKTLKSATKKAKRVFLAADPDREGEAIAWHLANVLDLDETAPCRVVFHEITKDAVKDAFKNPRQIHMDLVNAQQTRRILDRLVGYRLSPLLWKKVKKGLSAGRVQSVAVRLIVEREREIKAFNPEEYWTVDAKFPLEKGSLTARFYGYNQEKTALPNQEAVTNLLDYAKGHQYSIEHVKKSERKRNPSPPFTTSSLQQEAARKLGFRAYRTMSVAQQLYEGLDVGGGGGSVGLITYMRTDSTRISDTAQSEARTYISEHYGNDYVPEKPKQYKTKGDAQDAHEGIRPTSVLRSPAEMKSFLSKDQYRLYKLIWDRFVASQMSHALLDTTTIDIRVRDARFRATGSVLKFPGFMAIYTEGKDDASEEEQSKLLPPVSEGQDLGEPEMTPEQHFTQPPPRFSESSLVKEMEERGIGRPSTYAPTIDTILKRGYVVLDQKRFTPTELGEIVVDMLNEYFHELIDVDFTAHLEEELDAIEEGQVDGDKVLKDFYGPFEEHLEQAEKSLEHVQIADEESDVECEKCGRMMVYKHGRYGKFLACPGFPECRNTKPIIKEVGVNCPDCGSPLVERKGKRRVFYGCSSYPECDYVLWQKPSGQYCPVCQHPMVEKRSKGKVEIICSNENEHDKILQQENPKQAERENQTASRR; via the coding sequence TTGGCAGATTATCTTGTCATCGTGGAGTCACCAGCAAAAGCGAAGACGATTGGCAAGTACCTCGGAAAACGGTACGCAGTGAAAGCCTCTATGGGGCACGTACGGGATTTGCCAAAGAGTCAACTTGGCGTCGATGTGAATCAAGACTTTGAACCCAAGTATATTACCATTCGGGGTAAGGGTGACGTCATCAAGACGCTGAAATCGGCAACAAAGAAAGCTAAACGCGTTTTTCTTGCGGCTGACCCTGACCGCGAAGGCGAAGCCATTGCGTGGCACTTGGCCAATGTATTGGATTTGGATGAAACTGCGCCTTGTCGTGTTGTATTTCACGAAATTACAAAAGATGCGGTTAAGGATGCTTTCAAGAACCCTCGACAAATCCACATGGATTTGGTAAACGCTCAACAAACCCGAAGGATCCTTGACAGGTTGGTCGGGTATCGTCTCAGTCCTTTGTTATGGAAAAAAGTCAAGAAAGGGCTTTCGGCAGGGCGCGTTCAGTCTGTTGCCGTTCGGTTAATCGTTGAGCGCGAGCGAGAGATAAAGGCATTCAATCCTGAGGAATACTGGACGGTAGACGCAAAGTTTCCGCTTGAGAAAGGGAGCCTCACAGCTCGTTTTTACGGATATAATCAAGAAAAGACTGCTTTGCCCAATCAAGAAGCTGTTACAAATCTGCTTGACTATGCAAAAGGACATCAATACAGCATTGAGCATGTCAAAAAGTCTGAACGCAAGCGCAATCCTAGTCCGCCATTTACAACAAGCAGTTTGCAACAGGAGGCTGCGCGTAAATTGGGTTTCCGGGCTTATCGAACGATGTCTGTTGCGCAGCAACTCTACGAAGGACTAGACGTTGGAGGCGGCGGCGGGTCGGTTGGCTTAATCACGTATATGCGTACAGATTCGACTCGAATATCTGATACGGCGCAATCAGAGGCTCGCACGTATATTAGTGAGCACTATGGCAACGACTACGTGCCTGAAAAGCCAAAGCAGTACAAGACAAAAGGTGACGCCCAGGACGCCCATGAAGGAATTCGTCCGACTTCAGTATTGCGGTCTCCTGCAGAAATGAAGTCATTTCTCTCCAAGGATCAATATCGTTTGTATAAACTCATCTGGGATAGGTTTGTTGCGAGTCAGATGAGCCACGCGTTGCTGGATACGACCACCATTGACATCCGCGTCCGCGATGCTCGCTTTCGTGCCACGGGTTCAGTGCTGAAGTTTCCAGGATTCATGGCAATCTATACGGAAGGCAAGGACGACGCGTCAGAAGAGGAACAAAGCAAGTTACTGCCGCCTGTTTCAGAGGGGCAAGACCTTGGTGAGCCGGAAATGACACCTGAACAACACTTCACACAGCCGCCGCCGAGATTCTCCGAGTCAAGTTTGGTGAAGGAAATGGAAGAACGGGGAATAGGTCGACCCAGCACGTATGCACCGACTATTGATACGATTTTAAAGCGCGGTTACGTAGTGTTGGATCAAAAGCGATTCACACCTACAGAACTGGGCGAAATTGTTGTTGATATGCTAAACGAGTATTTTCATGAACTGATTGATGTGGATTTTACAGCCCATCTTGAAGAAGAGCTGGATGCTATAGAGGAGGGGCAGGTCGACGGAGACAAAGTTTTAAAAGACTTTTATGGTCCCTTTGAAGAGCATCTGGAGCAGGCTGAAAAATCACTGGAACATGTACAGATTGCTGACGAAGAATCTGACGTAGAGTGCGAAAAGTGCGGCAGAATGATGGTATATAAACATGGTCGCTACGGGAAATTCTTAGCTTGCCCAGGATTCCCTGAATGTAGGAACACAAAGCCGATTATCAAGGAAGTGGGTGTCAACTGCCCGGACTGCGGAAGTCCCCTAGTCGAGCGGAAAGGAAAGCGCCGCGTATTCTACGGTTGCAGCAGTTACCCTGAGTGTGACTATGTCCTTTGGCAG